ATAGATCCGTcggttatattttaatatttcctCCCAGAACCGCAGAAGCCGAGCCTCAACAGCGGATGAGCACTTTCCGGACTTGAGGTCTGAGAAGAAAACTCTCGGAGTAGACATGACTAAACTGAAGCAGAATCTATATAAGTAATAAGCAACAAAGATTGGATGAGTTGAGGATGAGAGATCTGACATCTATTTATACGCAAAAACCCCACCGCCTCTGAGACGCAAGGATAGCATTGAAGACACATAGTGGAAGTACCAATCAATGGGAGTAAAGGCTGAATCGTTTCTCTGCGGAAGGTACCGGAAACGTCAAGCCAGTGCGGAGGCGACGACCTGCTGAAAACGTGATTTAGGGTTAGTCTCTCACCAGAGAACGGATCTTTTCCTCTAATGCTAACCGAAGCCCAAACAATAGAGAatgtattaaacaaaattaagcCCGGCTTGGGGGCAGAGATGAGGACACGCGTCGCCCCTATATTGAAAGACTTTCCACGTGGCATCACAGGATGATCAGcaacatctttttatatatatacatagatagATGTATCCAAAATGAAACGTTAAAGCCTCTGGTAGAAGTCGTGTTCCTAGTAATATTTCACGGCTTCATCCATTCCTTCAacagcatcttcttcttccccgcTATAAATGTCTCCACCGTCGATCTAAACTCATCACTACTCAGATCATCCATGTCACACAACCGTCTCATGCTCCTACGAAACTCTCCCCGCACATCAAGCCTCTCTGATCTCGACCTCCTGTAAACCTGATGATCACTACTACTCTCAGTAGCGATTGGGGGCAGAAAAGTCATTTCATTCTTCCTTCTTATGACATGAGCTGTCTCCTCCACGGAACTGGCCGCCCGGACCATCTCTCGCCTCACCGGTCGAGCCTCTTCGGCGGTTAGTGTAACGGAGCTCAAGTCCGTCCCTGACTTTTCACCTGAAGTCTTTTCTTCGTTTTCTGACTCCGGCGGTTTAGAGACGACGGCGGAGGAGGAAGAATAACCACCGAGAGGAGTGGTGGTGGTTGCGGAGGATAAACCACCGAGAGTATTGGTGGTTTCGGAGGAAGAAACGGATTGAAAATACAGATCGGGTTCGGTTACTTTTTGGTGGTGGTTAGATAAGGAGAAAATAAGGGCGATGAGAACGTTCACAATGACGAATATGAATACACCACCGGTCCAACCACCGGAAAGAATCCGCTGGAGGTACTCACCCACGGAAAGAGACGGCGTCAACCAAGAGAGGAGAAGTAACACGACGACAAAAGCTTCAACCACTGGAAGAAACTTCCACAAGTATCTCGTTCTCTCGAACCTCCTCATGGCGTCAACTTTCTCAGCCGCAACATCTTGGGAAACAAACcaagccatttttttttgtaaatccaACCGGGAATAAACTTTTTAGTAAAGTGGATGGATGATCACTTTGACTTGTCTGAACAATTAGTTGAGGGTTTTATATATAGATGTAAAGACTCTctataattggttgaattatTGAAACCAATGgatatatcatcatcatctatttCTTTATAGGTTAGTCGTGGAAATTTCATGACTACAAGCATTAGGTGAATAAGTCCAAttccagaaagaaagaaaaaatgatcCCATTATTGGGGACAACTTGAATAAAGtgattaagtaatatataaaaaagtgaAGAATGGTTGGAACGAGTTGGCGAGAAATAAAAGAGCAGGTGAAGCTGCAGTGAACAGCAACGACCGGGCCAATGTAAGCACGCTTGGGCAACGTACACCGCCGGAAAAAACTTGACACGTGTTTGTTGAAaccatttaatattttttattttattttggtaagTGTTAAGGTTACccatattatatttgttttgtacTCTTCAAACTACTACATTCATTGtacgttttaaaaataataatagagtGACTACATTaatcatttgataaattttcttgcatttttttttttgaaataatagaGTATCAGCGACAGGATTTATCATAAGAGAAACTTCTTTGGcattgcattttttaaataaaagagttcgTCACTAGATTTTCATTTTGGAAGTAAGATTTTCATTTTGAAATAATGGAGGTAGAATTAGTTGCGTGTTCGATCATTGATACGTATAAGTTTGATGCCAAAAAGACGTATAAGTTTGATTTCGGTTTAAAATTGTAGTCTCTAAGAACAAAGCAAATCTTAAAAATGTGAATACTACATGTAAGGAAAACAATTATGGACAACCAATGAGTTTTAAAAAACTTGATACTAAATAAAACGGCAGCTAAATGCATAATACCATATGATTCTGGCAGCAAATTGAAACACTAAAATTGGATCTTAATCTACTGCAAGTTAACAGTAGTAGTTGCAATACTTTTGATTCAATTCCAGAGTACATTTTCTATACTTTGTTCTTGTGGGATCAATATCAAATTAAAACAATTGATggttttaaactaaaataaattgtaacAAATAACATGATTGATTTTGGGTTTTCAGATTATAAAGAAGCTAAGCCTTAAGGTGAAGGATTGGGTGTGAAACAATAATGAGCCAAACAACatctattcaaaattttatcaaGCGCGAGTCTAGAACTCGAAATACACAAATAGATTGATCCACTTTCTGGCATCTTTCCTTTTATCAATCGATCTCAATGCCTAAACTTTCATTTGGATTAAAACTCGATGAGAAACATTATGTCCAGATTCGATTAGTTCACAAGTTTCCCTAATATATAATTTCGCCGATTAGGGACAAGATGCACATTCGTGTAGTTTCTAGCAACCTAAGTACTTTTGACTATTAGATTAAGCCTATCTTCAAGCATTAAGTGGTCAGTTTATTGCAGGCAGTAAGCGCGACAATGAATGGagataataaatcaatgacctTATTTGTGTTTAGCTCATCGATATAAACACCCTATCACCATAGACTAAGCAAATCGACTACTCAGCCATTAACAAAGAAAATACAGAGATAGATGATGAACAAAACATGAATAATGATTGCAAGAATGAAAATAGAGTTTAGGGGTTCTTCTCCAGAACATGAGAGATCCTTCTCCCTTACAAAGAAGCAAATCGCAAGTAATCTCCTTAGAGTATGTGTTCTACATAAAAGTTGAGtgatttaaaaaacaaaagagaaagaaagaatatATAGAAGAGGTCGCAGGTGGCTGGAAGAAAGAGATGTGATCCCTAGGAAAAATCTCCGATTCTTTGGAACTTTCGTTAAAAATCTTAAGTGATGCAGCGGCTGCTCCATTCGGCTGCTCCACACGGAATTCTCCAAATTGCATTCTTTTATGCATCCGTCCCTCCAAACGTTCCACAACGACTCCAAACCTGTAATGACTCAAAAAAGACTAAAagaacttgaaaaaaaattagaaaacatatatacaatgtattaaaaacacaatatatgACAAATCCAAACTTAGCTGGTTTACACATCACATGGATGGTTGTAGTTTCTCGTTTTTAGAGCATCTCTAAATTAAAActctatttttcattaaaattgagTAAAAgataatatgaagtaaaaatGTTCAATCCTACTCTATTTCCCACTCTATTTGTCACTCTGCAATGGATAATGAACGAACgaaaaatagattactccatatttatatatatatataaagtagacttttctctcttcttatgacatgtggaaggatgatttgttgacatgtgtcctctttttttttgtctttttacattttagatccctcttcttttagattatttatatatataaagtagacttttctctcttcttatgGCATGTGGAAGGATGAtttgttgacatgtgtcatctttttttttctttttacattttagatcccacttcttttagattattgcaatttggttcactattttctaattatGCACTATCTAATCATTCTCACGCTAACTAGCTATCATCATttgaagtttgataatctattttattgttcaaaacattgcaaaacgaataaagaaataagtaaaaaaatataaatgtattttaaatatttaatttattcacagctaaaaataacataaactttcgctattttattattttttactattttctattatttcatttacaactatatatttatcttaatataaaccaaactaaagcagaacacataatttaaacataaaacctcCACAATGACAGAGAAAAAAATGCCAAagtaacactaactcaataaaggtcCAGAGCTCAAAGGCGATCAAGAACGAAAACTAACTCACCCCAGTTTATCATAGAGTGTCTTGGCCAGAACAATCAAAAGTCAGAAAAATGTAGAAAGATAATCTTGAGATAAAGCAATCTCTCGAACACAAAGGAGTGTGATCAAGGACCAATGCAAAGAACCAAGAAAGCGGGTTAGAGGAAAAGTAATCAACataaggccaaaatcaccacagAGCAGGAAGAGACATACATAACGAACGATaagcacaaccaccagctaagaggtaagaatcacctcacaaactaaacaagcacaaacaAGACACATATGCCAGTGCagaaccacaaagctctggatagaagggaccaaagctccaagacaCTAATACCGCACACTTATACTAAGGGAAGCAATGGAAGAGGAGAACAACCTGAGTGAGGGAGAACGGAAGCCAACCCCCGAGAAACAAGAGCCTAGACATGGGACCATAAACAATCTTCCAAATCTACAGAGCATACTCGGAggaaaacactatccaaacctggaGTGGCAAATATGGCGAAAGGGAGAGTCACAGAGACGCAAGCAGCGATGAAAGCTGCAACGAGATGAGGGAACATAGATGGAAGGGTAGACAAAACGAAATCATCCGGAACCGTCCTCGAGCTATAGAAGCCAGATCACCAAAAATCATATCTTGAAAAATAAGACGAGAAGGGACTGTTGAtggtaagccaacgacgaggaaaacaacttcaaagacgactaaactctgacccaacctaaggagatgcagttcctaacatgagccgaaatctaaggaagaagaggagaaaaATGTGAGGAAGAACAAAAGCACATATGTGAATCTTTTTCGGTGATGGTGAGAATCAAAACATACCGGAAAGGTAAACGAAATGCATAGATGGTGACGactcaatataaaaatatagggtgAGAGCACAAAACATCTTTAAAAAGTAATGTTCAAATAAttggaaaaaatattaatttttacccTGAAACTATTAGCCTTAGAATAAACAAAGGTctaaatgtaaaattattgaaattcaatatggaTTACATCACAAACTCACTCCACCATTAATAAGTACTATTATACCCACAATAACATActattaaataaacaaacacataatatgTTAGTATATCACCTATtactacataacataataaaaatgcaaaataatGCTCTTAGCAAATAAAGACGATCACATAATTAGTTTACTATAtcagcaaaaaataataattaacaacaataaaacaatattccgcgcgaaCCGCGGACACGCCCCTTGTATGGAATAAACTCCATTGAAATGAAAAATGGAGTTggattgtaatattttttacttcATAATACatcacttttactctattttagagtaaaaaaatagaatagggTCAGAGATGCCCTCGTTAGTTTTTTCAGCATCTAGTGTAGTTTCCTGTCTTCCCATGGATGAGAGGTGTGTCTTAGGATCATGAAACATATCACATCATTCAGTATATGTGTCTGAGATCGAGTTATCCTAGATCCAACGACTTTGGTTCTGAGATCATCACATTGGCCGTGAAAGAGCATAATGTCCAGGTTTCTTTAATTTTGTGTTTAGCATTTCATATCATTCAGTATATGTACTTCCTCCCtgactttaattttattttgttggcTAGGCTTTTTTGTTCAGTGACTATTGGCAGGATATTGGAACTATACTCATTCTTTGACGCCAACTTAACTCTCACGGAACAGGTAACTCTTATCTACAAGAACAGTCTCGTGACTCGGGTGAAATCTACTCACACCGGATCATTCTTTTATCTCTCTTTTAGAATATCTGatctgaaaatattattttaatatttagctAAATAATTACatcttaattttaataaaactaaaaccaatAAAAGTTGACATGTgtactaaaaatattttgacaggTATCTGAGAAATCATTGTTGAGATGTTTATGCCAAAAGTTTCTTCCTCCTTCTTctacttttgattttttaatatttttttatctagaTATTGGAGTAAGAACTCTCTTCTTCACGTCTCCATGGTTCTTGCCACCTACCAAAGTTGATAAATGCAGGGTACGGTTCTTGAATGTGTTTACTACCGTTGTTTCAGTTGATAATAATATTCATCGATCCTAGCTTGTTCAAAATGTGTTCTTGAATTGTAGATACTTGACTCCATAGTTTCACATGGATGTTTCTTGAGAGAGTGCAGTGTGCAACACTCTGTTGTGAGAATACGATCACGTGTAGAGTCTGAAGTAgagctttttttttcaaaaggcTAATCGGCGGTATGTTTGATTCTTTAAGCCATCTCTGATTATAATTTTCGTTTATATGTTGTTTGTTCCAATGCTTCAATATCTATGAGTTTGTTTAAGGTTTTAGTTCTCTTGTCTCAGTTATTTTAGAAGTTACAGAACAATTTATTACCActttaatcatttttatattgCTAGTGCTTGCTCATTGCCTTTTATCAGATCTTCATATGATGGAGGGGAAAACGGCTAATCCGTACCCGCACTGTTAGTTCTAAGAATATTCATACCTGTACTTTTGTAGCGTGCTAAAAACCTTCCCATACTGAGTTAAAATTTGAATTACATACCTGCACTTTGAGCGAACATGCAAATACATGCATTAACCTAACACCGGTTACAACGGCGTTAACGTAGGGTGACTCAGCAGCTTAGTTGGCATTATTTTGATATCATTCCGAAACATTGCTGGACCCACGGAAATATCTAACCTTCCTcaaattcttctttttctttctttattgaCGACAAAACTAATTAAACGGAAAAAGGTCGAATTTTTCTCTGAAAATAACCAAATCTCTGTCCAATCGACGTTCGAAGTCTGGGTTACAGATTACCCAGAAAAAAATTAGGTTAGTGATTATGattaggcctgggcaaaataaccggaaccgaaatacccgaaaccggaaccggaccaataccctcaaatatccgaacggttcctatatttttatatctgaaataaccgaacccaaccggaaccgaaccgaaaaccgaatgggtacccaaatatataaaaatattaattatatatacatttaacataactaaatatatatttttaatttaaaattctattaaaagtatctgaaaatagttgaggataaataaattattataaagtatccgaaATTTTGCTCAAAAAAAGTATCCGAACTAGCCGAAAGTATCTGAAACcatccggatagttttatccgaaatatccaaagtaatccgaaatatccaaagtaatcagAAATATCgaaattttttatctaaattatcctaattatttgatatattaccctaaataaccgatattttatccaaattatccaaactacccaaactatccgaaccgaaccggatccaaatgagaaccaaaTTTTTCTGGgtattttccggttcctacacTTACTATCCAAACCGAACTGAACCtgaaactatccgaaccgaaccaaaaatagGTCAAGTAGTACATGGATCATCTATCCGAACTACCTGAAATCCGAAAtactcgaaccgaaccgaaccgatatccgaaatgcccaggcctaattgTGATTGtccaaaaaaatttttttttaaagtggtcgattatattatttgatttttgtgaTATGCTTTTTCATTTCCCCAAGCTCTTTTTCCAATCCAGTTGCGTTAATATGAACATCAAAAATCAAGTGAAACAGATACCAGATCCTGACGGCGACATGGCTTTTGAGGCAGCAGATATTATACTCTTTGAATTAAGAAATCCTAGTCCCTGGACATTCTTCGTTATGTGGGAGAAGAAGACCAAATAAATTTTAAGAGAGACcaaatacaaatgtaaaaataaCCACGTTTCGAGATGATGCCAAAATAATGCCAACTAAGCTGCTGAGTCATCCTCCGTTAATGCAAATGTAAACAGTGTTACGGGCAAAGTGCAGGTATGTAATTCAAAATTTAAGTCAGTGTGGGAAAGTTTTAGCATGCTACAGAAGTGCAGGTATGAATATTCTTAGAATTAACGGTGCGGTATGGATTAGCCGTTTTCCCTACGATGGAGCATATTGAATCTAATGAGGAATTCATTATTGTGAGAGATTCAGCTAATAGGAATCTTGATGAGGACAAATTAAAAGGAAGAATATCTTCTATGTTTTGCCAGAGTGTGTGTCATGTTCCTCCAGTATATTTCATTCCTCATGTTCTGAAACATATAATAGTGGTGATATCCAAGAAGTGAATCTCCAAGATGGAAAAGCGTATGTTGGTAAATTCCAGGATGGTGAGTGTTTAAATCATATACTTGGAGATATAAAGCACTGAAAGATATTTAATAAATGACAAAATTTGAAACTTTCATGAATCATTCTAGGAGGTGTTTACTTGACTTGTAAGATACATAaaaagttcataaatgcttgtCTAAAATGAATTATTTCGTAATTTGTAATATATGTGTGCTTGGATTCAGGCATTACAGGGAAATGTGTGACGCAAGCAGCTATGGAGACATTCCATAATCTTATTACTGAAGAGGAACTTGTAAAGATCATAATAGGTATTAAATACCTCGGATTTCTTGGACTTAGATTAGATAGATGTTATCTCATTAATAACTTATCCGTTACTGATGTAGGGAAAGTGCTGCAACAACAAAAGAGAATCAAGAGAGACtttgagggtgagagagtacaCAAAATCTTAATGTTCCTCCTATATGAAATGTCATGTTCTGATATTTGTTTGTTAATAAATATAGCAACACTCTTTGGGAAACCTAGTAAATGGGAGAATCCTAGGCGTTCTCGTTTAGAAGActtctaaaatttaataattgggCAAGTTATAAATTGCATCTACAAATGTATAGTGGTAAATTACAAGATGGTGAGACTCTGaatcatattatttattttagatatgtaaGAAATTTATATACGTATTTTGAAACTTTCAGGAATCATTCTAGAAGAAGCATCCTTGATTGATCAAGAAGGTTAGGTCACAAATGGCATAAATAGACTAGTCTTTGTACATGTTGTGATAAGATGTGtgcttgtttttattgaatgttgTAGAGATGCCAACTATCGGCACATGCTTAATTGTCCTTGTTAAAAATAAGAACCATAGCTCAGACTTTGATGAATATGCCTCTACCGTTGAGGGTCCGTATGATGTCCCTACCGTTGTGGATGTAGTGGATGAATATTTCTCTGCCAAAGAGGGTCTGCATGATGTTGATGTCCAGATGGTAGGTTACTCCCTTCTTTTGTCATAAAAGTTTGTTGATCTCTTCACATTACCTTTTAGGATCTGTATGGTGTCCCTGCCGTTGAAGGTCCGTATAATGTTCCTGTCATTGAGAGTATAGTGGATGAATATTTATCTGCCGAAGAGGGTCCATATGACGCTGATATCTAGATGGTAGGTTATTCTCTTCTATtgtcataaaattttgaagcaAAGTTGGTTATCTCTTCACATTACATTTCAAGAAATCATGTCACCTCCAATATACAACTATGGAACTGATCTTTTTAAACTCAACGGGTTTCCGCAACCAAAGCTAGGGGAGGCGATATGGCTAGTTGGACGAAACACACGGATAAAACAATGGTGCTCACCATATTGGCTGGAAATTAATGTTGAATATATGCAAGCCAgatgtatattaaatattaaatgctCTGTTATTTCTACATGAACATTAActgattgttattttttaaaccaTATGCAACAACCATTACACTGGCAAGCTATCATGGATCATTTAGATATTATCAAGGACCAACATATAACTAAATAATTCATGAGCCACTTAGCCTGAATCAGAACAAATGATCTTAAGGTAAGTGAAGTTTATCTATCTTTCCTGAGAAATTGTTACA
This region of Brassica napus cultivar Da-Ae chromosome C5, Da-Ae, whole genome shotgun sequence genomic DNA includes:
- the LOC111202844 gene encoding uncharacterized protein LOC111202844 isoform X2; protein product: MAWFVSQDVAAEKVDAMRRFERTRYLWKFLPVVEAFVVVLLLLSWLTPSLSVGEYLQRILSGGWTGGVFIFVIVNVLIALIFSLSNHHQKVTEPDLYFQSVSSSETTNTLGGLSSATTTTPLGGYSSSSAVVSKPPESENEEKTSGEKSGTDLSSVTLTAEEARPVRREMVRAASSVEETAHVIRRKNEMTFLPPIATESSSDHQVYRRSRSERLDVRGEFRRSMRRLCDMDDLSSDEFRSTVETFIAGKKKMLLKEWMKP